One Nicotiana sylvestris chromosome 12, ASM39365v2, whole genome shotgun sequence genomic window carries:
- the LOC138883292 gene encoding uncharacterized mitochondrial protein AtMg00820-like, translating into MKTKGDLKKKANIALISQVEPKKIKETLKDSNWLQAMQEQLDQFDKNQVCKLLPKLENAPIIGTKWVFRNKLNEDGKVVRSKSRLVAQGYSQEKGVDYDETFAPVARLELI; encoded by the coding sequence ATGAAAACCAAGGGAGATCTCAAGAAGAAAGCAAATATAGCACTAATTTCCCAGGTTGAaccaaagaaaataaaggaaactcTGAAAGACTCAAACTGGTTACAAGCAATGCAGGAACAACTAGATCAATTTGACAAAAATCAAGTATGCAAACTGCTGCCTAAGCTTGAAAACGCTCCTATAATTGGAACAAAATGGGTTTTCAGAAATAAGCTAAATGAGGATGGAAAGGTTGTTAGAAGCAAATCCAGATTAGTAGCTCAAGGATACTCACAAGAGAAAGGAGTCGACTACGATGAAACTTTTGCTCCAGTAGCTCGATTGGAATTAATATGA